TAGAGGAAAGTATAACTTTGAAGAAATTCGCCACAGAATCAGACAGCCTGAGTAGATTTTCCATTTTTCAATGTTCTTCACCAGATATGAACTTGTGATGGAATCTAAATGAGACTTGAAACCCAACCAAACCAGAAAGTTGGTTTCCAAGTCTCATTTATATTCCATCCTCACAAGTTCACAACTCTCCGAGGGGTCTTTAATACAAACACTGTGAGTGAGCTCAGTGTCATGACAACTCCAAAAGTGAGAAGTGACTAGTGACAAACTCACAAACCAGAAACTGAGTGAGGCCATGCCTCTAAAGCTGAATTTAGCACCTTCCTTGTTTCCAAGGCAGAGACGACGTCAAATCAGAACTAAAGCTTTCTTCTTTGAACAGAGAAGTAAATAAATTGGTCACCAACTAACCACCAGTGTGAATTTAACTACCACCATCATCTATGATCGACACCTCTTATCTGTTTTACCTATGGTTTAATAGGGTTCTCTTCATTTTTTGAATTTTTTAGTTTTGTTTTAACTTTTTAAGTTTTACAACGTTCTGTTCTCCCCTGTTTTGGTCTTTCACAGATTTGTTTTTGGCTTTATGAATTCTGCTCTCATTTAAATTCCAGAACACCATAGTAAGAACCTGTATTACCAATTAGAATATAATGTTACAACAATTGATACAGGTCTGAAGGTATGGTTGAGGTTAAGTGAACAAGAGGCTAGGTCATTGAAGACCATATACAAGCAATGCTCCCACACCGGCGAGACCAGCAACAAGGCCAATAATGACTCCAATGGGAGGCAAACCGCCACCGATAGGTTTCCCGGTGTTCACATCATATCTCGCAAACCTCTTCTTTGGTGCAATACATTGAGGGCATGCGTACGTATCCGGCTGCAAATTCATTTGAAGTTTGTATTCACAATCAGTCCGTCAAAATCAAAATGTATCATTAAGCACTGACAGATGTTTAGTTTACTTACTTGTTCATCAAAAGGTTTTGATAATGTGTATATGAATCCACAGTCAAGGCATATGTGAGTAGCTCTAGCCTGAAAGTCATTGTACATAAATGGAACATGTAAGGAATCAATGATTCGACTCATACAGAAGCTTATATTTTTCATGGTACTAATCAGGTTGAAGCAAGCTTGCCTTTTGAGACTCGGTTAGTTTCCTTCCAAAGCGAGGAGGAGCTGGACGCTTTGGTAGCCGTTTGACATCTACCTCAGCACCACCTCTGCATGCATTAACAATCATCAAGTTAATACACTCACATTTATCAAAGTAAGTTAAGTAACTAACTTTGAAATGAAGCTAAGCTAGGTGGATATGTACCTGCTAACAACAAAGTAAACGTTGTCAGGCTTGGCGTTGATAGCAGTTTTAGTAAATCCAAGCTTATCGGCTGGCCACAATTCATCTCCAAAGAAACTGCTAGTGTAGAGCACCTGGTCCCCTGCCTTGAGTCCTGCCTTTGCTGCATTTCCACCTCCTTCCACAGCCTTAAATTAACAATAGTCTCATACATAAGTAATTTTTACACCGAAAACTCTACCATACATTAACGAATTCATACATAAATGTGTAGTTAGTAGAAGATTGGCGTCGATCATGTAGTGTAAATCGTTACACAAAGTTGATGTATTGATGCATTATTCAACAAATGGTTAAATTTGCAGCTAAATTAATTAGGAGATAGAGAACATGATGAATGGTACTCACAGTAATGGTAACAACACCTCCAGGCTTTTGACCCAAAGTGAGGCCTAATGGCTTGTCAACCTCAGCCTCAATTGTCTTTGCAGCCCCAGCTGTTCTTGCAACTATGCTAAGCAGCCGACCTCTTCTCACAGTAGCGCTACTAATATTCTCAGCTATGAAGGATTCAGATACACCCCTTTTGGCTTCTCCAAGTGACAACCCTTGGAAGCTAGTCTTCTACAAAAGATTAAGAGCAAAGTTAGCATACATAAAGGCTCTCTGTCTTTATAAAGATTTGACAAAACTAACTGATATAGATATATAAGTTACCTGGCATTGCAGTGGTGCCAATGATTTTGGGGAAGTGATCTGAGGGGTTTTGTACTGGTGCCTGTTGAAGGCGGCAGAGCAAGAAGAAGAGGAAGAACCTGCAAGCACTGCCGGTGACATGTCGTGTTGTAGCACTAAACAGACAGAGAGTTGAAGCTATAGAGAGGAAAAGCACTGTGAAGTTGAAGCTGTGCTGGGCACAAGTTTCATTCAAGGAGCAGATATACTTTGGTTGACATAGCTAGAGCCACACAGCCTCTTCGACGCCTAGCCACAAATCGATCATATGAAATTATGAACCTCCACAATTTTCAAACCAATCAAAGAAACTGGGCCTTCCAGAGGTTTCAAAAGGGCTTGACCCAGAAGAGTTCAATCCAAGCCTGGAAAAACCATTGCTAGTTTCAATTATTGAGGCCCAGATTAGGATTGAGTAGAACTTGTCACGTAAAGGACTTGTCACCTATTTTATATTGCAGATTAGATCGGGAAAATTAGACCTTGTTTAGTCTAAAATGGAACACAGTTTAGTCTCCAAACAATGTGCCTTACAGCTCACTAATCAATTACTTAATGAATCTTACAGGTATCATGAATCTTGGAGCTCATTGTGGAGCAATATTAATTTAGGTTCATGCAGTAAACCATGCTTTCTCTTATATTAAACGGCATGAACCATGCTCTACCTATAGTTTGTGCGCAAAGATGCGAATATCATCTTTATACCTTTTGAGTTATCTTAAAATATCATTCTTTAACCTTTAAACACATAAATATCTCGACACATAAAGTTCGTATAAATAATGATAGGTGAGCCATCTTTTAAGATGTTATTTACATCCCACATTATATGACAGCTGATGTGGTACATACATGACAGTGAATGAAATTTCGTGACATGTTAAGACACCTTACTACATCAATCGCTACATAAAGTCAATGTTCTAAAAGGCGTTAAGCGCTAGGCGGGCGGTAACCCACAGCCTAGATCCTGGACAGCCTAGGCGAGGATTAGGCGAGGACTAGGTGATTTGTATTTTTTAAGATTTATTAATTAAAAAATATATTTAATGCAATTTAATATTTAAAAACGGTTCAATATAGATAAATTATTTAACATAATCTAGTTATACCCATTTATAAAATAAATTATAACTAAAATTTAGCATAACTTCCTGTAAAAGTGAGCAACAACAACAATAAATATATACACTTCTAATTTTAAACACACAATTAACTCTTATACTCTCATACTCCCCACAATATAACAATCCCACCATAACAAGAAAACCAAATTAGCCTGAGAGCTTAGCAGCCTAGGCAGGCTAGGCGGCGTTTAGACGAGCTAAACGGCCGCTTAATCGCCCACAGCCTGGCACAAAAGCCTGGAAGAAAAACGAGATGACTTGTTGCAGCTTAGAGCCCAGACGGGAACTGGACGGTCATAAATGGGGCCTTTTAGAAGCTTGTAGGATGAATGTGATACTCCAAAATGCGGTTCAAATTTTTTGATACGAAAATACGGTTCAATTAACTTAACATTTCCTTTTTTAGGGTGTACACTTGGCGAAGTATTTAATCTATTAAACAGTCAACAAACGACCGCCCAAGACAGCCAGTAATAGTTGACAACGTCGTCCAATCGGTCTACGACACATACCAAACAGACCCGCAAACGCCGTCGGAAAGCATATTCCGTCCTCCCGCGTAAGTAGCGCGTATAAACAAACCCAACCGTCATACCCAAAACGGCACCGCTTTGTACCAAAGTGCGTACGGGTGGGTGTGGTCCAAATACACCAACCCTTGCTGGGGCAGGTGAGGTAAGAATGACTCGGACACACTCGCACTCATTTCTCTCACTATATAAACACCAACTCACTCTCCCCAAATTCTATTACACCTAAAACCAACGTCATCACTCTAGCTCTCTTCTACAAAGCTCAAATCTGCTTAGTCTTAATTGTATGGCCGCCAATTCCAGTAGCCGACTGATCGCCAGCTTGGGGAAGCGAGCCGTCGTCAACCAGATCCGAGTCCGTCCCACCGAGGCGACTCGTCTCTCACCGGCTGCTCCTCTCGCTCTCAGGTCTTGATTTTCACCTTCGATCTCTATGAAGTTTTTTTTTCGCTGGATTTGATGCATGTGCTTCTGTTTTTGTATGAGAAATTTGCTACTGGCTGTGTTCTTGATGATCGTCAGTATGTGAGCGCAGAAATTTGTGATCTGCGTTTATCTGATTTTCACCTACAGCTGAAATCGATGCTATTGTCCTTTCGTTTTGTATGTAGTTTTTTTTTTTGGTAGGTTACTGTGTTGTTGATGATCGTCAGTATGTGATCGCATAAATTTTTGATCTGGTTTTATCTGATTATTCAGTCCTATTTTAGATTCATTTTTGGTCGTTAGTTTTTTCGGAACTTGCTTTGGATAAACTTTGCTGTGTGATTAAGTATTATTTATTTTCCAGAAGACTTTGAATTTTGGAAATAATTTATATTTAAAAAAAATAAAATCAGAGTTTCATCAGATTGTGTCCGTCTCTGTTTGGATTCTTTGCTTTCTCTTTTTGCAGCCAGCTGAATTGATGCTCATTTTTTTGACATTGATTCAGGGCTTGTTAGATATTATGCTTTGTTTTCATCGAATATATATTGTCCTTTTTGAACTCTCTGAGAAATAGGAAGGAGGAAACTGTAGTGAAATATGCTAATTTGATGTGTATCTGTAATTCGTACTAAATGCTTCTTTTTTGCTGTACTTGTTTGTGGGGTAAGGTTTAGATAAGGACGGGCAGAATAGGGTTGGTATTGGACGATTGCCCACCGTTGATATTTGATAATTCAATGGAAAATTAGAGATGAGAAAAATATGGTAGAGCTAGATTGGAACTTTGAAAGGAACACAAAGTT
Above is a window of Fragaria vesca subsp. vesca linkage group LG7, FraVesHawaii_1.0, whole genome shotgun sequence DNA encoding:
- the LOC101312201 gene encoding uncharacterized protein LOC101312201, encoding MSPAVLAGSSSSSCSAAFNRHQYKTPQITSPKSLAPLQCQKTSFQGLSLGEAKRGVSESFIAENISSATVRRGRLLSIVARTAGAAKTIEAEVDKPLGLTLGQKPGGVVTITAVEGGGNAAKAGLKAGDQVLYTSSFFGDELWPADKLGFTKTAINAKPDNVYFVVSRGGAEVDVKRLPKRPAPPRFGRKLTESQKARATHICLDCGFIYTLSKPFDEQPDTYACPQCIAPKKRFARYDVNTGKPIGGGLPPIGVIIGLVAGLAGVGALLVYGLQ